From the genome of Vicia villosa cultivar HV-30 ecotype Madison, WI linkage group LG2, Vvil1.0, whole genome shotgun sequence, one region includes:
- the LOC131651448 gene encoding aspartic proteinase CDR1-like, protein MPSFLSFILTFFCFICSIFISQVKSNGFSVELIQRYSYKSPFYNPTQTKPQQIFNAVQRSANRANYMNRKFSSTLNKKELSLILDSDSEYLLSYSIGTPPFKVYGDLDTGSNIIWHQCMPCNICYNQTSPIFNPSKSSSYQNISCSSRRCKSLEETTCFNDQDTCEYTVDYGHGTKTQGFLSMETLTLISTSDSIVSFPKFMIGCGHTNTLNYEYKGPSSGVIGLGTGHMSLIKQLGSLFEEKFSYCLVDEYNSMSNISSKLNFGDAAIVTGDNVVSTPMDHQKDYYYLNLKAFSVGNKRIKYKGVKREGTNASTHNIIIDSGTPVTVLPRNFYRRLESAVKKVVKLERFYTDAFNLCYNTTSQPPNFPEITAHFSGANVKLDYNGAFTSLFEGVKCLSFRPSPRVNGLGLFGNIAQVNYLVGYDLTKKIVSFKPTDCSKY, encoded by the coding sequence ATGCCTTCCTTTTTATCTTTTATCCTtactttcttttgttttatttgttcAATATTTATTTCTCAAGTTAAAAGTAATGGTTTTAGTGTTGAACTCATCCAACGCTATTCTTATAAATCACCATTCTACAATCCCACACAAACTAAACCTCAACAAATTTTCAATGCTGTGCAACGTTCTGCCAATCGTGCCAATTATATGAATAGAAAATTTTCTTCCACTCTAAACAAAAAAGAGTTATCTTTAATTCTTGACTCTGATAGTGAATATCTCTTGAGTTATTCGATTGGTACTCCACCATTTAAGGTTTATGGTGATTTAGATACAGGTAGTAACATAATTTGGCATCAATGCATGCCATGTAATATATGTTACAACCAAACATCTCCTATATTTAATCCCTCAAAGTCTTCGAGTTATCAAAATATTTCATGCTCTTCTAGAAGATGCAAATCTTTGGAAGAGACTACTTGTTTTAATGATCAAGATACTTGTGAGTATACAGTTGATTATGGACATGGAACAAAGACACAAGGATTTCTTAGTATGGAGACTCTTACATTAATTTCTACATCTGACTCTATTGTTTCATTTCCTAAATTTATGATAGGATGTGGACACACCAATACACTGAATTATGAGTATAAAGGTCCGAGTTCCGGGGTAATTGGCCTAGGAACGGGCCATATGTCATTAATAAAACAATTAGGGTCATTATTTGAGGAAAAATTCTCATATTGTTTAGTTGATGAGTATAATAGCATGTCTAATATTTCTAGCAAACTCAATTTTGGTGATGCAGCTATTGTTACGGGAGATAACGTTGTTTCAACTCCTATGGACCACCAAAAAGACTATTACTACCTAAATTTAAAAGCATTTAGTGTGGGAAATAAAAGAATAAAGTATAAAGGGGTTAAACGCGAAGGAACCAATGCTTCTACGCATAACATCATCATTGACTCTGGTACACCTGTAACTGTTCTTCCACGCAATTTTTACCGTAGATTGGAATCGGCAGTAAAAAAAGTGGTAAAATTAGAACGCTTTTATACTGATGCATTTAACCTTTGTTATAATACCACATCCCAACCACCAAACTTTCCTGAAATTACAGCACATTTTAGTGGCGCAAATGTTAAGTTGGATTATAATGGTGCATTTACTTCTTTATTTGAAGGGGTTAAATGTCTTAGTTTTCGCCCAAGTCCACGTGTTAATGGATTAGGCCTCTTTGGAAATATTGCACAAGTGAATTATTTGGTTGGATATGATCTTACAAAAAAAATTGTCTCATTCAAACCTACAGATTGTTCTAAGTATTGA